In the Desulfobulbaceae bacterium genome, TCGGATAAACACTTTCAGCCTGCACCATATCCAGTTTATTGAGAGCGTTAATGTCACAGGCATGCATGCCAAAAAAAACCAGCGGTTTATAGACATTGATATCTGTATTTTTCTGCCAGTCTGAGGCACTTATTTCAAATGAGGAAAGATTCTCCTGGTACGGAAGGACAAAACGCTTAGCGGAGTGGATGGTAGAGGTATAACCGAGAACAAGCTCATCGAAACCGTAGACCACGTCAAAATCATAAAGAGATTTTCCGTCACGATCTGTGCCTTTCAGGATGGGACCAACAACAATATTGTAGGCAAGCAGCTCGTAAAGTGATGACAGTTTTTTCTTCGGGAACACTTTGAATATCATCGGATATTCACCTTTAGCGGCATGAAAAAAAAGGAACTTTCACACACCACCCGGCTAGAATGAGTTTTACATTTTCATTTCGTAATTCGTTTGCACTTACTCAGCTACAGTCCTTTGGGTCTATATTTACTGGACACCACCTTAATAGTAAGATTCATTTACATTATGCTATCACAAAGTTAGTTTTAGTGTCATACTATTTTTAACTTAGGCGATTTTTTTATGCATAATTGAAGAAACGAGACAGCCACTCTGCTGATCAATAGTGAGACAATCTGCAAATCATGCCTAAAAATACCTCAAAATTAGCAACGTACGCCCTCAATCCAATTCGCTCTCTTGGGCAATACTCCCTTTTCACCACTTCTGCCCTATTCCTGATTTTTCAAAGAAAACAGCTTCGATCAATTGCGCAGCACATCTATTCTATTGGAGTGAGCTCAACCATAATTATCACACTGGTTGCCCTTTTTACCGGTATGGTTCTTGGCTTACAGCTCTACTACACCCTAATCAAGTTTGGAGCAGTAGGAGCCTTGGGTTCTGCCGTCAGTCTCACCCTGATCCGTGAACTTGGACCTGTGCTAGCAGCTATCATGATCACTGCCCGTGCAGGTTCTGCAATGTCGACTGAGATCGGCGTCCAAAGAATAACTGAGCAAATTGACGCCTTAACAACCATGGGGATTAATCCGGTTCGTTATCTGGTCAGTCCGCGCCTTATGGCCGCAGTTATCAGTTTCCCGATACTGACTACATTATTTGACTTAGTTGGAATTATGGGGGCCTATCTGAGCAGCGTTCTCTTGTTAGGCCTAGACAAAGGAACGTATTTTTACCGTGTACAGTCAAGCATCGTGATGGAAGACATCCGCGGTGGATTGATTATCTTGGTTGCGCACTGGTGACTGACCCTGAAATTGTCCTCTTTGATGAACCAACTACCGGCCAGGATATTATCCGAAGAAATGCGATCTTGAGCATGATTGCCGACACTTACTCTCTTCGATCGTTTAAAGCTCGTTACCAAAGCACATTAAACCGTAAATCACCTGACGAAAAGTACATCATTGCAGTTTTCACGCTCTCAGATTTCAGTTCTTTATGTATGGCCGCAGGTCATGATGCAGGGCAAACAATCCTCAAAAAATTTGGCGACTATCTAAATGAATACTTTAATGATGTCGGTGCCTTTTCTACCCGCCAAAAACGTAATGTCTTTATTACATTTCTTACCTTTTCGGATATAACAGAGGCGACAAAACTTGTAGATGACTTTGTTATCTGGCTTGAAGATGCTGTCGGCAGGTCGCCTTTTCTCCCATTGCACAACAGCTCGAAGCGCTGCGTCATCAAAA is a window encoding:
- a CDS encoding ABC transporter permease codes for the protein MPKNTSKLATYALNPIRSLGQYSLFTTSALFLIFQRKQLRSIAQHIYSIGVSSTIIITLVALFTGMVLGLQLYYTLIKFGAVGALGSAVSLTLIRELGPVLAAIMITARAGSAMSTEIGVQRITEQIDALTTMGINPVRYLVSPRLMAAVISFPILTTLFDLVGIMGAYLSSVLLLGLDKGTYFYRVQSSIVMEDIRGGLIILVAHW